The genomic interval GTTTGGCACTCTCCGCACGAGAGTGCCAGCGGCGCGGATATGTTGTCGCGCGTTCAGGCAGTCAATGGGTCGATCGCGAAAAAATTCGTCGGCTCCGGCGGACCGCCGCGATGGCGGTTCCGGGATGAGCGGGGATCTGCGCCGCGGCGCGGCGTGGAATTGGCAAGAGGCTCGGGCAGGTCTGCCGCATAATCGGGCGGGCAGTTGAGGCTGTGGGAGGCCATGACATTCGGCAGTTTCGATTACCCCGGTGCGGGCATGGAACACGATGGCGCAAATCCGACGGTCCGCTTACCGTCCCGAGACCGCGCCCTCACGTCACTGCCGCGCGTTCGGCAAACCGCTCCTCCCGCCATGCGCCGCTGTCGAGGATGTCGCGCAGTTCGCTGACCGCGCGCCAGCAATCGGCGTAGCGGACATAGGCGGGCGCGAACCCCAGGCGCAGGGCGTCGGGGGCGCGGAAGTCGCCGACGACGCGGCGCTCGATCAGCGCCTGGCACAGTTCGTAGGCATGCTCGTGCCGCCAGGATAGCTGGCTGCCGCGCGCCTTCGGGTCGGCGGGCGAGATACATTCGAGCTCCGGCACCAGCTCTGCCACCGCGCGGCGGGTGAACTCGGACATGCGGCGCGATTTCGCCACGAGCGCGTCCATGCCGATGCGCGCGATCAGGTCCACGCCCTCTTCCAGCGCGCTCATCTGGATCACGGGCGGCGTGCCGGCGAGCAGTCGGTCGACGCCCGGCGCGGGGGCGTAGTCGTCCTCGAAGGCGAAGGGCTGCGCGTGGCCCATCCAGCCCGACAGCGGCTGGCGCAGCGCCCGGTGGTGACGCGGGGCGACGTAGGCGAAGGCGGGCGCGCCGGGGCCGCCGTTCAGGTACTTGTAGCCGCAGCCGACGGCGAAATCGGCCTGCGCCGCGGTAAGATCGACCGGCACCGCGCCGACGCTGTGCGACAGGTCCCAAAGCACCAGCGCCCCGGCCTCGTGCGCGGCCCGCGTCAGACGGAGCATGTCGTGCATCGCGCCGGTCTTGTAATGCACATGCGTCAGCAGCAGCAGCGCCACGTCCTTGTCCAGCGCCGCTTCCAGATGCTCGCGCGGGGCCAGTTTCCGCGTCGCCAGCCCCTGTCCCTCCAAGCCGTCCACCATGTAGAGATCGGTCGGGAAATTGCCCGGTTCGCTCAGCACGACCTTGCGGCGGCGGTGGCCGTCGCCGCGAAAATGGGCGAGCGCGGCGCTGACGAGCTTGAACAGGTTCACGCTGACGCTGTCCGCCGCGATCACCTCGTCCGGCCCGGCCCCGATCAACGGCGCGATCTTCGCGCCGACGCGCTGCGGCAGGGTGATCCAGTCCGCCCCACCGGCTCCGTCCGGGTTCCAGCTCGCAATCAGCCCATCGCCCCATTCCCGCCGAACGACCGTCTCGATGCGTTCCGGGGTCGCCCGGGGCAACGCGCCGAGCGAGTTGCCATCGAGATAGGCCACGGCGTCGTCCAGCAGGAAGTGGCCGCGCCACTTCGCCAGCGGGTCGGCGGCATCGAGGCGGGCGGCTTCGCCGGCGAAATCGGTCACAGCTGCGTCCTCACCGCCAGCAGTTCCGGAAAGAAACCCAGCTTCAGCACGCCTTCGAGATAGGCCACCCCCGCCGTGCCCCCGGTGCCGCGCTTGAACCCGATGATCCGCTCCACGGTCTTGAGATGCCCGAAGCGCCAGCGCTGGAAATGATATTCCAGATCGACCAGCTTTTCCGCCAGTTCATACAGATCCCAGTAGGTCTGCGGATCGCGATAGACCCGCGCCCAGGCCTGCGTAATCGCATCGACCGGCTCGTGCGGGGCGGCGAGGTCGCGGTCCAGCACGGCATCGGGAATGGCGAAGCCGCGCCGTTGCAGGAGGCGCAGCACCTCGTCGTAGAGGCTCGGGCGATCCAGTTCGGCGCGCAGCTTGTCCGCCACGTCGGGCGTCGCCTCGTGCATGGTCACGTGATCGGGATTGCGCCCGCCCAGAATGAATTCCATCAGTCGGTACTGCGCCGACTGGAAGCCGCTCGAGCCGCCCAGATGCGGGCGGATCAGCGAATAGTCGTGCGGCGTCATGGTGCTCAGCACGTTCCAGCTGGCGATCAGCTGTTCCTGCGCACGGGCGACCCGGGCCAGCATCTTGAACGCCGGATCGAGATCATCGGCCACGATCAGCGCCCGCGCGCCCGACAGTTCGTGCAGGCACAGCTTGAGCCACAATTCACTCGCCTGGTGGACGATGATGAACAGGAACTCGTCATGCGCGTCGGACGCGGGATGCTGCGCCGACAGGATGCGGTCGAGATCGAGATAGGAGGAATAGGTGACGTCGGTACGGGCCATGCGTCAGGCCTTAGCGGCAAGCGGGGTCGGGCGAAACTATCCGTCGATCACCCGCGTTTCGGGGTGGTGCTTGTCGAGGTGCTTCCTGATTATTCTCAGGTTGCGGGTGTTGGAGCGGAAGAAGAAATCGAACGCATCACCCAGCATGGGCACCGCGCCGACCGCCGAATCGAACGCCACATTGCCGGCCATGCGCGCCAGCTTCCACTTCGGCATGCGCAGATTGCGCGCCTCCCACACGATCCACGCGCCCATCGCCATGCCGATGACATCGCCCACCACCGGGACCAGCCCGACGATCGCGTCGAGGCCGACGGGGCGGTTGACGCCGGGGACGGTGAAGCTGCGTTCGAGCACCTGCTCCATCGCCTCGATCCGTCTGCGGACCGCCTGCGGATCGGTGCCCAGCGGCAGGTCTGGCCTCGGCGGGCGGGGGCGGGCGGTCTGCGGGCTGTCCATGCCCGTTATCTGGGTATCTCGGCGAGCGGCGGCAAGGGATGCCAGCCATAGGCGTTGGCCTGATAGCCCTCCAGCCCGCCGCGCACGAGCGTCCAGCGCAGCGGCGCCCCCAGCGGAATGAACACGTTGGCGAGCGTCAGCTGCGCCTCGGCCTCGGCGAAGCGGACGGCGCGCTGGGCCGGATCGGCTTCGGCAAGACCCTGCGCAACGAGCGTATCGGCGTCGTCCAGGCACGGGCCGCGCCGCAGCGAGCAGGCGAACTGGTTGAGGAACCAGCGCGGAGCGGGATAGCGGGCCACGGCATCGACCAGTACCAGGTCCGCCGCGCCCGCCTCGCCCGCCCGTTCGAGCGTTACGCCCACGCTCGCCCATTGCTGTGCGAGGTCGCGGTACAGCAGATCCCAGCCCCGCCCCTCGGGAAGCGCGACGGAAAGGGTGGCCGATGCCGGCTCGCCGTCGGCGGCCGCCGCGCGCTGCCAGGTGCCGATGCGGGCGCGCGCCTCCTCCCTCAGTTCCTCGATATCGGCATCGGCCCAACGCTCCGCGACCAGCCCCGGATCGCCGGGCAGTCCGGGCGCCACGGGGCGCGTCGTCGCCACCCAGCCGCCGATATTGTAGCGCGCCAGCAGCGCCTGCCGGTCGATCGCCATTGCCAGCGCCTCGCGCACGCGGTCACTCCCGAGCAACCCCTTGGCGCGGCGAACCCGCAGGCCGAACAGGCCGAAGGTCGAATCGATGCGCAGCGTGCCGGTCGACAGTGGGCCGGTATCGACCAGCGGCAGCGAGCCGAGATCGCCGCCCAGCACCATCTGCACGCGGTTGTCGTTGAAAAGCGCGATGGCGTGCCGGGCGTCGGTCACCATCAGGTTCACCGCGCGCACGTCGTCCTGCCAGTCTTCGGGCTGGGGCAGGCCCCGCTCGCCGGGCGGGCGCAGCGCCAGCTCGGCCGAGCCATCAGTGCGCGCCAAGGTCATCGCTCCGGTGTCGCCGCCCGGCGCCCCGAGCGCGAGTTCAGGCTGGGCGAGCAGTTGCAGCAGATAGGGTTCGGGTTCGGACAGGCGCAGCTCGACCACCCGCCCGGCCATCGCTCGCACCTCCTCCACCGGCGCGAGATCGAGGCCGAGCGAGGTGCCCTTAAGGTCTGCCAGCGTCGCCTCGAGTCGGTCGGCGACGCTTTCCGCGGTGAGCGGGCTGCCATCGGGCCAGTCGCTTTCGCGCAGACGGAAGATGAAGGTGCGCCCGCCATCGGTCACCAGCCAGCGTTCGGCGAGGTCGGGCACGACGTCACCATTGGCGTTGAGCGCGACCAGCCCCGACTGCGTTGCCGCGCGCACGATCTGGGCGCCGGGCGCAAGGCGCAGGCCATCGGCAAAGACCGTGTCGGGCGATCCGATCAGGGCAACGTCGATCTCGCCCTCTGCCGGCGAATCGCAGGCCGTCAGGCCAGCGGCGAACGCGAGGGCGAGAAAGGCATGACGGCAACGCATGGAGCCGCCGGCTCTAGGCCGCGCGCCGCGTGCCAGCAATGGCGGATCGTCGGGGCGGCGGGCCGCCTGACCGATGCGTCAGGAATTGCGCATCATGCGGCCCTGGCTGTCATAGGCGGGATGGACGCTGCTCGTGGTCGGCGCGGCGGCGGGGCCGCGGGCCTGTCTGGGATCGATCTCGTCGACGAAGGCGATGCCGAAGCGGTTGTCCTGCTTCCACGCCACCGTGCCCTCGACCCAGCCGATATTGCGCAACTCCACCGCGACCAGCTGGCCGCGCATGACGCGCACGTCGCCTTCCGCCATCATGCCGCCGGTGGACAGGTTGCGCACCTTGACGCGTTGCGCCGCCTCCTGCCCGTCCACGCGCAGCTGCGCGAGCAGGAACAGGCTGTCGCGGCCAACCTGGCGGGTATCGATTTCGCTCATCGCGTCGGTCTCAATCCTTGCCTGCCTTCGTTCGGACCATCCGGTCGCGCCGCGCGGCGGCCTTGCACCGGCCCGCGACCGTGGGGACATGCGCGATGCGGGCCGAATGCCTAACGAATCCTTAATTCGCGCGTCGAATGGTCCAATGTGTTCCGATATGGGTCAGTCGTCGCGGGAGATCTTTTCGCGCCGTTCGTGGGCCGCCTGCGCCTCCACCGTCATGGTGGCAATGGGCCGGGCGATCAGACGGTTGATGCCGATGGGTTCGCCGGTCATGTCGCACCAGCCATATTCGCCCTCGTCGATGCGGCGCATCGCGGCGTCGATCTTGGCGGTCAGCTTGCGCTGCCGGTCGCGCGTCCTGAGCTCGATGCCCCAGTCGGTCTCGCTCGAGGCGCGGTCGTTCAGATCAGGCTCGCGCAGCGGTCCTTCCTGCAGGTTCTGCAAAGTTCCTTCGGACGCCTGAAGGATCGAGCGCTTCCATTCGAGCAGCAGCACGCGAAAGTAGTTGAGCTGCTTTTCCGACATGTATTCCTCGTCGTCCGAGGGCGTGTAGTCGTCCGGCAACGACCGCTTCGCCTTGGCGAGGATGTCGATATCGTCGTGCATGGCAACAGCCATCAGGTGCTCCTGGTCCCGGTGCGCATTGCCTTCCCTGCGACAGGTGCCGTGTCCGGGTCTGTCGGCGGCCCCGCCAAGGCCATTCGTCGGGCGGGCCTATAGGAGCGGCGCCAGCGCCGCACAAGCGGCAATCTGGGCCGGGAGACACCTGCGCAAAACCGTGACATTCCGCCCACACGGCGACCTCCTCCACCGGCGCGTTAACGATTGCGCGGCGGCGTTAACCATTTCTTGAGCACGTTCGTCAAACATCGTCCCGGCAACGAAACGCCGGACCAGGGGGCCGGTGCGAACACACAGGGGTTTGGATTATGGAACTCGCCAGGATCGAGACATTCGTGAAGGTCAGCCCGGCCGACATCGCCGGGATGGACATGCTGGTGGCGACC from Aurantiacibacter spongiae carries:
- a CDS encoding DUF4112 domain-containing protein; translation: MDSPQTARPRPPRPDLPLGTDPQAVRRRIEAMEQVLERSFTVPGVNRPVGLDAIVGLVPVVGDVIGMAMGAWIVWEARNLRMPKWKLARMAGNVAFDSAVGAVPMLGDAFDFFFRSNTRNLRIIRKHLDKHHPETRVIDG
- a CDS encoding ABC transporter substrate-binding protein; the protein is MRCRHAFLALAFAAGLTACDSPAEGEIDVALIGSPDTVFADGLRLAPGAQIVRAATQSGLVALNANGDVVPDLAERWLVTDGGRTFIFRLRESDWPDGSPLTAESVADRLEATLADLKGTSLGLDLAPVEEVRAMAGRVVELRLSEPEPYLLQLLAQPELALGAPGGDTGAMTLARTDGSAELALRPPGERGLPQPEDWQDDVRAVNLMVTDARHAIALFNDNRVQMVLGGDLGSLPLVDTGPLSTGTLRIDSTFGLFGLRVRRAKGLLGSDRVREALAMAIDRQALLARYNIGGWVATTRPVAPGLPGDPGLVAERWADADIEELREEARARIGTWQRAAAADGEPASATLSVALPEGRGWDLLYRDLAQQWASVGVTLERAGEAGAADLVLVDAVARYPAPRWFLNQFACSLRRGPCLDDADTLVAQGLAEADPAQRAVRFAEAEAQLTLANVFIPLGAPLRWTLVRGGLEGYQANAYGWHPLPPLAEIPR
- a CDS encoding tryptophan 2,3-dioxygenase; the protein is MARTDVTYSSYLDLDRILSAQHPASDAHDEFLFIIVHQASELWLKLCLHELSGARALIVADDLDPAFKMLARVARAQEQLIASWNVLSTMTPHDYSLIRPHLGGSSGFQSAQYRLMEFILGGRNPDHVTMHEATPDVADKLRAELDRPSLYDEVLRLLQRRGFAIPDAVLDRDLAAPHEPVDAITQAWARVYRDPQTYWDLYELAEKLVDLEYHFQRWRFGHLKTVERIIGFKRGTGGTAGVAYLEGVLKLGFFPELLAVRTQL
- a CDS encoding PilZ domain-containing protein → MSEIDTRQVGRDSLFLLAQLRVDGQEAAQRVKVRNLSTGGMMAEGDVRVMRGQLVAVELRNIGWVEGTVAWKQDNRFGIAFVDEIDPRQARGPAAAPTTSSVHPAYDSQGRMMRNS
- the dksA gene encoding RNA polymerase-binding protein DksA, translating into MAVAMHDDIDILAKAKRSLPDDYTPSDDEEYMSEKQLNYFRVLLLEWKRSILQASEGTLQNLQEGPLREPDLNDRASSETDWGIELRTRDRQRKLTAKIDAAMRRIDEGEYGWCDMTGEPIGINRLIARPIATMTVEAQAAHERREKISRDD
- the kynU gene encoding kynureninase — encoded protein: MTDFAGEAARLDAADPLAKWRGHFLLDDAVAYLDGNSLGALPRATPERIETVVRREWGDGLIASWNPDGAGGADWITLPQRVGAKIAPLIGAGPDEVIAADSVSVNLFKLVSAALAHFRGDGHRRRKVVLSEPGNFPTDLYMVDGLEGQGLATRKLAPREHLEAALDKDVALLLLTHVHYKTGAMHDMLRLTRAAHEAGALVLWDLSHSVGAVPVDLTAAQADFAVGCGYKYLNGGPGAPAFAYVAPRHHRALRQPLSGWMGHAQPFAFEDDYAPAPGVDRLLAGTPPVIQMSALEEGVDLIARIGMDALVAKSRRMSEFTRRAVAELVPELECISPADPKARGSQLSWRHEHAYELCQALIERRVVGDFRAPDALRLGFAPAYVRYADCWRAVSELRDILDSGAWREERFAERAAVT